The Pseudomonas pergaminensis nucleotide sequence GGCGAACCAGGGGAACTGAAACATCTAAGTACCCTGAGGAAAAGAAATCAACCGAGATTCCCTTAGTAGTGGCGAGCGAACGGGGACTAGCCCTTAAGTGGCTTTGAGATTAGCGGAACGCTCTGGAAAGTGCGGCCATAGTGGGTGATAGCCCTGTACGCGAAAATCTCTTAGTCATGAAATCGAGTAGGACGGAGCACGAGAAACTTTGTCTGAATATGGGGGGACCATCCTCCAAGGCTAAATACTACTGACTGACCGATAGTGAACTAGTACCGTGAGGGAAAGGCGAAAAGAACCCCGGAGAGGGGAGTGAAATAGATCCTGAAACCGTATGCGTACAAGCAGTGGGAGCAGACTTTGTTCTGTGACTGCGTACCTTTTGTATAATGGGTCAGCGACTTATTTTCAGTGGCGAGCTTAACCGAATAGGGGAGGCGTAGCGAAAGCGAGTCTTAATAGGGCGTCTAGTCGCTGGGAATAGACCCGAAACCGGGCGATCTATCCATGGGCAGGTTGAAGGTTGGGTAACACTAACTGGAGGACCGAACCGACTACCGTTGAAAAGTTAGCGGATGACCTGTGGATCGGAGTGAAAGGCTAATCAAGCTCGGAGATAGCTGGTTCTCCTCGAAAGCTATTTAGGTAGCGCCTCATGTATCACTGTAGGGGGTAGAGCACTGTTTCGGCTAGGGGGTCATCCCGACTTACCAAACCGATGCAAACTCCGAATACCTACAAGTGCCGAGCATGGGAGACACACGGCGGGTGCTAACGTCCGTCGTGAAAAGGGAAACAACCCAGACCGTCAGCTAAGGTCCCAAAGTTATGGTTAAGTGGGAAACGATGTGGGAAGGCTTAGACAGCTAGGAGGTTGGCTTAGAAGCAGCCACCCTTTAAAGAAAGCGTAATAGCTCACTAGTCGAGTCGGCCTGCGCGGAAGATGTAACGGGGCTCAAACCATACACCGAAGCTACGGGTATCACGTAAGTGATGCGGTAGAGGAGCGTTCTGTAAGCCTGTGAAGGTGAGTTGAGAAGCTTGCTGGAGGTATCAGAAGTGCGAATGCTGACATGAGTAACGACAATGGGTGTGAAAAACACCCACGCCGAAAGACCAAGGTTTCCTGCGCAACGTTAATCGACGCAGGGTTAGTCGGTCCCTAAGGCGAGGCTGAAAAGCGTAGTCGATGGAAAACAGGTTAATATTCCTGTACTTCTGGTTATTGCGATGGAGGGACGGAGAAGGCTAGGCCAGCTTGGCGTTGGTTGTCCAAGTTTAAGGTGGTAGGCTGAGATCTTAGGTAAATCCGGGATCTTAAGGCCGAGAGCTGATGACGAGCTAACTTTTAGTTAGCGAAGTGGTTGATGCCATGCTTCCAAGAAAAGCTTCTAAGCTTCAGGTAACCAGGAACCGTACCCCAAACCGACACAGGTGGTTGGGTAGAGAATACCAAGGCGCTTGAGAGAACTCGGGTGAAGGAACTAGGCAAAATGGCACCGTAACTTCGGGAGAAGGTGCGCCGGTGAGGGTGAAGGACTTGCTCCGTAAGCTCATGCCGGTCGAAGATACCAGGCCGCTGCGACTGTTTATTAAAAACACAGCACTCTGCAAACACGAAAGTGGACGTATAGGGTGTGACGCCTGCCCGGTGCCGGAAGGTTAATTGATGGGGTTAGCTAACGCGAAGCTCTTGATCGAAGCCCCGGTAAACGGCGGCCGTAACTATAACGGTCCTAAGGTAGCGAAATTCCTTGTCGGGTAAGTTCCGACCTGCACGAATGGCGTAACGATGGCGGCGCTGTCTCCACCCGAGACTCAGTGAAATTGAAATCGCTGTGAAGATGCAGTGTATCCGCGGCTAGACGGAAAGACCCCGTGAACCTTTACTATAGCTTTGCACTGGACTTTGAATTTGCTTGTGTAGGATAGGTGGGAGGCTTTGAAGCGTGGACGCCAGTTCGCGTGGAGCCATCCTTGAAATACCACCCTGGCAACTTTGAGGTTCTAACTCAGGTCCGTTATCCGGATCGAGGACAGTGTATGGTGGGTAGTTTGACTGGGGCGGTCTCCTCCTAAAGAGTAACGGAGGAGTACGAAGGTGCGCTCAGACCGGTCGGAAATCGGTCGTAGAGTATAAAGGCAAAAGCGCGCTTGACTGCGAGACAGACACGTCGAGCAGGTACGAAAGTAGGTCTTAGTGATCCGGTGGTTCTGTATGGAAGGGCCATCGCTCAACGGATAAAAGGTACTCCGGGGATAACAGGCTGATACCGCCCAAGAGTTCATATCGACGGCGGTGTTTGGCACCTCGATGTCGGCTCATCACATCCTGGGGCTGAAGCCGGTCCCAAGGGTATGGCTGTTCGCCATTTAAAGTGGTACGCGAGCTGGGTTTAGAACGTCGTGAGACAGTTCGGTCCCTATCTGCCGTGGACGTTTGAGATTTGAGAGGGGCTGCTCCTAGTACGAGAGGACCGGAGTGGACGAACCTCTGGTGTTCCGGTTGTCACGCCAGTGGCATTGCCGGGTAGCTATGTTCGGAATAGATAACCGCTGAAAGCATCTAAGCGGGAAACTAGCCTCAAGATGAGATCTCACTGGAACCTTGAGTTCCCTGAAGGGCCGTCGAAGACTACGACGTTGATAGGTTGGGTGTGTAAGCGCTGTGAGGCGTTGAGCTAACCAATACTAATTGCCCGTGAGGCTTGACCATATAACACCCAAGCAATTTGACTACTCTAACGAGCATCAGATTGCGGTGTGTGAAGACGAAATGAACCGAAAGTTCGACGTTCACAAAACACCGAAAGCTGTCACATACGCAATTTGCTGAAGCGAGGCCATCTGGCCACGACTCAGTACCCGAATTTCTTGACGACCATAGAGCATTGGAACCACCTGATCCCATCCCGAACTCAGTAGTGAAACGATGCATCGCCGATGGTAGTGTGGGGTTTCCCCATGTGAGAGTAGGTCATCGTCAAGATTAAATTCCGAAACCCCATTTGCGAAAGCAGATGGGGTTTTGTTTTGGGCGGTCGAAAAGTACGTAGAAAATCATTGCCGTGCACTGCTGGTCAACATCGTCATCGATAACAGACCACTGAAGCGCCATTTCTCCTAAAATCCCTTCTTGTAGCATCCCGGCCAGCGCAAGCTCTTCCCCTACAATTGTCCTCATAAAAGCGACTGTTGAATCTGCCGTTGGGCAAATGGATACAAAGTGTTTCCGCATTTTTGGTATGGTGCAGCACATTTTCACAGGGACTGATCTTTCATCCGCAGGACGCGTCGTCGACCTTCTTCAACGAGATGCTGTAGAAATGCCAGAACCTATACCGATCAAGGATCACGAAAAAGAAAACCGCCTTGTCAACAAGCGCCTGCTTGCCTGCGCGTTGTTGGTTATTGGCATCACCTGCGCCCTGGTAGGGCGTATGTACTTCCTGCAGGTCGTGCAGTTCGACTACCACTCCACAATTTCCGAGAACAACCGCGTCCACGTACTGCCTATTACGCCGACGCGTGGGTTGATCTATGACCGCAACGGCGTCGTACTGGCTGACAACCGCCCCAGCTACAACCTGACCATCACCCGTGAACGCACCACCGACCTCAAGGGCGAGTTGGACGCCATCGTCAGTTTGTTGCACTTGCCTGCCGAAGACCGTGCTGTATTCGACAAGGCGCTGAAGCAAGCTCGGCACCCCTTCGTTCCTGTGACATTGTTTTATGAGCTGACCGAAGAGCAGATCGCGCTGCTGGCCGTGAACGAGTTTCGCCTACCGGGTGTGGACGTAGAACCGCAATTCGTTCGTCACTACCCCCTAGGCGCTCACTTTGCCCATTCCATCGGTTATGTAGGGCGGATCAACGAGAAAGAATCCAAAGCCCTCGACTCGGTGGAGTACCGTGGCACCCAGTCCATCGGCAAGACCGGGATCGAGCGCTTCTACGAGTCCGAATTGCACGGCCACGTAGGCTATGAAGAGGTCGAGACCAATGCCCAGGGCCGCGTACTGCGCGTGCTCAAGCACACCGACCCGATTCCGGGAAAGAACATTGTCCTGAGCCTCGACGTTCACCTCCAGGAAGCTGCAGAGGAGGCCTTGGGTGATCGACGCGGTTCGGTGGTTGCTCTCGACCCGCAAACCGGTGAAGTGCTGGCCATGGTCAGCAAGCCAAGCTTCGATCCGAACCTGTTCGTCACCGGTATCAGCTTCAAGGAATACGCCGCTCTGCATGACTCCATCGACCGGCCGTTGTTCAACCGCGTCCTCCGGGGGCTCTACGCGCCAGGCTCGACCATCAAGCCAGAAGTCGCCATCGCGGGCCTGGACAGTGGCGTCGTCACCGCCCAGACCCGCGTGTTCGACCCGGGTTACTACCAACTGCCGGACTTCGATCACAAATACCGCAACTGGAACCACAGCGGTGATGGCTGGGTAGACATGGACGCCGCCATCATGCGCTCCAACGACACCTACTTTTACGACCTAGCCCACAAACTCGGCATCGATCGCCTGCACGACTACCTGGCTGAGTTCGGCCTGGGTCAGAAAGTGTCGCTGGATATGTTCGAAGAGTCAGCCGGCCTGATGCCCTCCCAGGCCTGGAAGCGCGCTACTCGCCGGCAACCCTGGTTCCCGGGTGAAACCGTGATCCTCGGCATCGGCCAGGGCTATATGCAGGTCACACCGCTGCAATTGGCCCAAGCCACAGCGCTGATCGCCAACAAGGGCGTGTGGAATCGGCCCCACTTGGCCAAGACCATCAATGGCGTGCCCCCCGTGGATGAAAACCCGATGCCCAACGTAGTCCTCAAGGACCCGCATGATTGGGAGCAGGTCAACCACGGCATGCAGCTGGTGATGCACGACCCACGCGGCATTGCCCGCGCTGCCGCACAAGGCGCGCAATACCGCATCGCCGGTAAGAGTGGTACGGCACAAGTCGTTGCGATCAAGCAGGGCGAGCGTTACAACCGTGAAAAGACCCTGGAACGCCACCGCGACAACGCCTTGTTCGTCGGTTTCGCTCCGGCCGAACATCCGAAGATCGTGATTTCGGTGATGATCGAAAACGGCGAGGCCGGCGGTCGTGTTGCAGGACCGGTAGTGCGTCAGATCATGGACGCCTGGTTGCTCGACCAAGAAGGCCACCTGAAGCCGCAGTACGCGACGCCGGCTAAAGCACCCGGAGACCCGAAGGTCTAATCAGTTTTTCCACTCGTCCCACTGCTCTACGCCTTCATAGGCAAGCCAGGGCACCGCATGGGATGTCCAGATATGTGCGGTGGGCCTGACGGCTGGATCATCATCCAGCGTCGCCACCCGCACAATGACGTGAGGTTGGTGCCCGCGCTCCGCCATCAGGTGCGAGCCGCAGCGCGAACAGAAATGCCTGAGCTTGCCTGGCGACGATTCGAATGACGCCAGCAGTGCTTCGCCCTGAGTCCAGCGAAAGTGCTCCCGCATCACGCCCGCCGTCGCCACAAATGCTGCCGCATGCACTTTGCGACAGCTGTCGCAGTGGCAGTGGCTGATGGGCATGTCGAGGCAGTCCACTTGGTAGCGCACGCCTTTACAGAAGCAACTTCCATTCAACGGGTCAGTCATAACGTATAGCCGGTTCAAGGATGGGGTCATCATGATTGCTTACAACCCAAGGTTGCGCATTGTTTGATGTCGCCTACTGTCAATGGAGGAGGTGACTTATGCACGTATTAGATCGCATCGAACGAAAAGTCCTGCTCAACGCTTCACGTAAACAGGTGTGGGAAGCCCTCACCGATGCCGAGCAATTCGGTAGTTGGTTTGGTATTGCCCTCGGAGGCAAAACCTTCGTTGCCGGGCAAACCCTTGAGGCGCCGATCACTTATCCTGGTTACGAGCATGTGATCTGGAAGGCCAGAATCGAACGCATCCTGCCGCAAACACTGTTCTCGTTCTGGTGGCACCCCTTCGCGGTGGAGGAGGGCGTCGACTACGACCAGGAAACCCCGACACTGGTGGAATTCACCATCGAGGACCGGGCACCGGGCATTCTGCTGCGGGTGGTCGAGTCGGGGTTTGACGCAGTGCCTGAGGCGCGGCGGCAGAAAGCCTTCAAGATGAATTCCCGTGGCTGGGACGAGCAGATGGGCAACATCGAAACTTACCTGAGCCAAGCCCGTCAAGCTTGACCGCAACGGGCATCAAACCTGATGCCCGCCTCGCTCTACGAACTCAGCCTTCGTGAGCGGTGGTGATTTCCAGGGTGTCGGTGAACGTCACCAGTACACCTTGCCCGACCTTAAGGTCTTTGAGGCCGGCGCGAATCTCCGGTTTCTCCACATTCAGCACTTTCGTCGCACCGGCCGGATTCTCCAGGGTGACCTGGTTTTTCTTCAGGTCGATATGGGTGATCTTCAATTGCACCTGCACTTGGCGGAAGGCTGCACCGCCCGGGTTAGGGTTGTCGGCGGTGGCGCGGACTACACCGGTTTTTTCGCTGGCGTCCGGTGCGCTTTTGTCGACGTCGGTGTCCAGCACGGCAGCAACCGAGTGGGTGGTCAGCACCACAGCGCGGCGCGTCGGCGTTCAAACCGATGGAGGGCGAGCAATACGAAGCGGGGGTGAAGTACCAGCCGAACGACAGTTCGTTGCTGACCCTGTCGGTGTACCAGATCAAGCAAAAGAACGTGCTGACCGGCGATATCGAGTACCCGGAATATCAGCTGCAGGAAGGCGAGGCGCGCTCACGCGGCGTCGAGTTTGAAGGCAAGATACGGATCGGCCAGTTCGAAGTGATTGGCGCGGTGGCTTACATAGACTCGTTCTACACCAAGAGCAACTACGGGGATAAGGGCAACCGTCACGAATCCCAGGCTCCCAGGACCGCCAGTGGCTGTGTCGATTACCACTTTGCCAGCTATGCCCTGGCAGGTCTGACCCTTGGCGGCGGCGCCCGTTACACCGGCAAGAAGTACGGCGACTCGGGCAACACTTTCAAAACACCATCGTTCGTGGTGTACGACACCACCCTCAGCTACGACCTGGGCCGTGTCAGCCCCACCCTCAATGGCGCGGAAGCGAGCCTGAACGTGCAGAACCTGTTTGATCGCGAGTACGTGTCGTCCTGCAACTATGCCTTTGGTTGCTACTGCGGGCAGGAGCGTACGGCGTCGCTATAAGTATCCTACGATTGGTGACGCCAAGCGGGTGGCGGCGAAGGCGGCCACCCGCGGGTGATCAGAAGTCCACAGTCGCCGACAGCTTGGCGACACGTGGATCGCCCTGGCTGAGGAAACCGCCCTGGGCCGATTCCCAGTACTTCTCGTTGGCGACGTTCTCCACGGTGGCACCGAGGGTGACATCACGCTGAGCCACCTTGAAGTTGTAGCGTGCGCCCACGTCGAAGCGGTTCCACGCGGGCAGGCTCAGGTTGTTGGCGGCGTCGGCGTACTGGCCACCGGTGCGCAGCATGCGGCCGTTGAGCGTCACCCCCTGCAGGCCGGGCACATCCCAATCCACGCCGGCATTGAGCTGGAACGAAGGCACACCGATCGCGCGGTTGCCGTCGTTGGCACCGTTTTGCGTGTCTTTGAGCTCGGTCTTCATGACGGTCACACCGCCCAGCAAGCGCAGGCCGCTGACCGGCTCGCCGAAGACATTCAGCTCCACACCTTTATTGATCTGCAGGCCCTCCCGCACGTAGCGCGCTGTCGTAGCATCAATGACCTGAACGTAACCGGCTCCAGGCTGTTCGATGCGGTACACACCCAACGTCGCCCCATAGGTGCCCATGTCGACTTTTACGCCGGCTTCGATCTGCTTGGAGCGCGCAGGTGCATACGCCTGGCCGCCACCGATGATCGTGCGGTTTCCCGAGTTGACGGGAGACGTCGTCGGGCCTTGCGCGAGGCCTTCGATGCGGTTGGCGTAGAAGGACACATGTTCCCACGGCTTGAACACCAGGCCGTAGACCGGTGTGGTGATCGACTCGTCATAGTTGGAGGTACGGGTGCCACTCATGTAGTTGTACCCCTGCACCACCATCTGCTGGCGGCGCGCGCCTAGAGTGATCAGCAGGCGGTCATCGAAGACGCCGAGGGTATCGGACACCGCCGCGCTGCGCACAAAAGTCTTGGCGGTAATCGTGGGGTCGCTGAAGTCAGTGCCCGGTGTATTGCGTGGGTTGTTCAAGGTGGGTGGCGCACCGGTCACCGGGTCGTAGATATTGGTTGGGGTCGCTGTCGACGAGGCGTTGAACACATAAGCGTTGCGTGCCTGGGTCCAGATACCGGCCAGGCCGAAATTGAGACGGTGGCTGACAGCGCCAGTCTGGAACTTGCCGTTCAGCCCGCCCATCAAGCTGCGGTTGTCTTCTTCGTGGGCAATGGTCGAGCGGCTCGCCAGGGCATTGCCAAGGTTATCGGTCAGCGTCACCGACGAGTACTGCCCCATTTCACGTGTGTGCTTGGCCCCGCCTGCCGCATAAACCGTCCAGTTGTCGTTCAAGTCGTACTCGGCGCGCAGCATGCCCAGGGTGTCTTCAAGGTTGGTGCTGCTCCAGCTCGGCGCATAGTTGGTGTCAGCCGACGGTGCATCCGGGACATGGGTGGCCGTGCCCAGGAACACCGAGTTGCGCCCGCCGTTGATGCGTTGCTTCTGATACACAAAGTCACTGGACAGACGCAACGCATCGCCGCGGTAGTCCAGGCCAACCGCAAACAGTTTAGAGCGCTGGTTTTCATCATCGATGCCGGTATCGCCTTCGCGCTGGGACAGGTTCACCCGCGCGCCAAAACGGTTGTCTTCACCGAATCGCTGGCCGATGTCCAAGTGCTCGCCCACTCGGCCATCGCTGCTGATATCGGTGCTGAAGCGACGCAGCGGGACATCGTCGGCGCGCTTGGGCTGCAGGTTCACGCCACCGCCGATCCCCGAACCGCCCGGTGTTACGCCGTTGATAAAGGCATTGGGCCCCTTGAACACTTCGACGCGCTCCAGGGCGTCAGTGGAGATGATCTGGCGTGGCAGGATGCCGTACAGGCCGTTGAAGGAAATGTCGTCACCACTGAGCGGCAGGCCACGGATCATGAAGGTCTGCGCCTGGTTGGCAAACCCTGACGCCTGGCGCACGGATGAATCATTGAGCAGCACATCACCGACAGTCTCGGCCTGCTGGTCGCGAATCAACTTCTCGGTGTAGGAGGCCATGCTGAACGGCACATCCATGATGTCCTGGTTACCCAGCACACCCAACTGACCGCCGCGTGCCACTTGGCCACCGGCGTATACCGGGGGCAGAGCGCTTGGAGTGGGCGCTTCGGCGTTGATACGGGTGGCGCCCAGTTCCAGTGTGTTGCCATCCTGACGGCTGTTCGCATCCTGCGGGGTGGCGGGTGTTGCGGCGTGGGCCGTGAGGCTCAGGGAGCAGCAAAGGGCGAGCAGGGTGGGGCGAAATGGCACAGCGAAGGGGGCACGGATGGGCATGGTCGATCCTGACGGTGAACCGTCATGTGAGGAAAAGGGCAACAGCGTTGCGCGTCCTCACTGCGCGGATACGACTCCGGTGCGAATGATAGTAATTATTATTAACGCCTTGCAACAAATTTATGAGATTCAGGTCTGCGCGCGCGGATGCCGAGTAGAATCACGCCCTGAAAGCGATTCCTGAGGTGCGGTACGGTGGATTTACAGCAGGGTTTTGTCCTGACCCGGCATTGGCGAGATACCCCGGCAGGTACGGAGGTCAGCTTCTGGCTGGCCACCGACCAGGGCCCCAGGTTTATCCGCCTACCCGTGCAGACTTCGGTGATGTTCATCCCCGAGGCCCATCGCAAACCGTTGGATTGGCTGCTCAAGGG carries:
- the mrdA gene encoding penicillin-binding protein 2, giving the protein MPEPIPIKDHEKENRLVNKRLLACALLVIGITCALVGRMYFLQVVQFDYHSTISENNRVHVLPITPTRGLIYDRNGVVLADNRPSYNLTITRERTTDLKGELDAIVSLLHLPAEDRAVFDKALKQARHPFVPVTLFYELTEEQIALLAVNEFRLPGVDVEPQFVRHYPLGAHFAHSIGYVGRINEKESKALDSVEYRGTQSIGKTGIERFYESELHGHVGYEEVETNAQGRVLRVLKHTDPIPGKNIVLSLDVHLQEAAEEALGDRRGSVVALDPQTGEVLAMVSKPSFDPNLFVTGISFKEYAALHDSIDRPLFNRVLRGLYAPGSTIKPEVAIAGLDSGVVTAQTRVFDPGYYQLPDFDHKYRNWNHSGDGWVDMDAAIMRSNDTYFYDLAHKLGIDRLHDYLAEFGLGQKVSLDMFEESAGLMPSQAWKRATRRQPWFPGETVILGIGQGYMQVTPLQLAQATALIANKGVWNRPHLAKTINGVPPVDENPMPNVVLKDPHDWEQVNHGMQLVMHDPRGIARAAAQGAQYRIAGKSGTAQVVAIKQGERYNREKTLERHRDNALFVGFAPAEHPKIVISVMIENGEAGGRVAGPVVRQIMDAWLLDQEGHLKPQYATPAKAPGDPKV
- a CDS encoding TonB-dependent receptor, which produces MPIRAPFAVPFRPTLLALCCSLSLTAHAATPATPQDANSRQDGNTLELGATRINAEAPTPSALPPVYAGGQVARGGQLGVLGNQDIMDVPFSMASYTEKLIRDQQAETVGDVLLNDSSVRQASGFANQAQTFMIRGLPLSGDDISFNGLYGILPRQIISTDALERVEVFKGPNAFINGVTPGGSGIGGGVNLQPKRADDVPLRRFSTDISSDGRVGEHLDIGQRFGEDNRFGARVNLSQREGDTGIDDENQRSKLFAVGLDYRGDALRLSSDFVYQKQRINGGRNSVFLGTATHVPDAPSADTNYAPSWSSTNLEDTLGMLRAEYDLNDNWTVYAAGGAKHTREMGQYSSVTLTDNLGNALASRSTIAHEEDNRSLMGGLNGKFQTGAVSHRLNFGLAGIWTQARNAYVFNASSTATPTNIYDPVTGAPPTLNNPRNTPGTDFSDPTITAKTFVRSAAVSDTLGVFDDRLLITLGARRQQMVVQGYNYMSGTRTSNYDESITTPVYGLVFKPWEHVSFYANRIEGLAQGPTTSPVNSGNRTIIGGGQAYAPARSKQIEAGVKVDMGTYGATLGVYRIEQPGAGYVQVIDATTARYVREGLQINKGVELNVFGEPVSGLRLLGGVTVMKTELKDTQNGANDGNRAIGVPSFQLNAGVDWDVPGLQGVTLNGRMLRTGGQYADAANNLSLPAWNRFDVGARYNFKVAQRDVTLGATVENVANEKYWESAQGGFLSQGDPRVAKLSATVDF
- a CDS encoding GFA family protein, encoding MTDPLNGSCFCKGVRYQVDCLDMPISHCHCDSCRKVHAAAFVATAGVMREHFRWTQGEALLASFESSPGKLRHFCSRCGSHLMAERGHQPHVIVRVATLDDDPAVRPTAHIWTSHAVPWLAYEGVEQWDEWKN
- a CDS encoding SRPBCC family protein; the protein is MHVLDRIERKVLLNASRKQVWEALTDAEQFGSWFGIALGGKTFVAGQTLEAPITYPGYEHVIWKARIERILPQTLFSFWWHPFAVEEGVDYDQETPTLVEFTIEDRAPGILLRVVESGFDAVPEARRQKAFKMNSRGWDEQMGNIETYLSQARQA